One Rubritalea squalenifaciens DSM 18772 genomic region harbors:
- a CDS encoding aspartate aminotransferase family protein — translation MLPEIITEIPGPKSRELAQELRKYESHNVTYVAEDWPIFWERAEGSWVWDADGNRYIDMTSAFGVAGLGHTQPDLRNAMVEQSGKLMHAMGDVHPTQLKVEVCKRLSQMTFERWGLGTGKTLLANSGFEAVESALKTAYIATGKPGVIHFQNGYHGLGYGALLGGGFDKFRSPFDAQLADVRTVLQYPRTETDLEDLEDQLDMIKASEVGALIVEPVQGRGGKVVPPAGFLKQLRRWCDAHGVVLIFDEIYSGFNRSGRLFACEWGEVYPDVICVGKALSGGYPISACVGRAEIMDKWPVSPGEALHTSTFLGNPVGCAMAITALDKHADPAVARDVERQGDELMAMLREIESPLIKEVRGRGMMIGVELCHADGSPAGDVAGPMLGEMLKRGVVMLADGPDGNVLAFTPPFYVTLGELVYVVENVRELLGKY, via the coding sequence ATGTTACCCGAGATCATTACCGAGATACCTGGCCCAAAGTCCCGTGAACTGGCGCAAGAGCTGCGCAAGTACGAGAGTCATAACGTGACTTATGTAGCAGAAGATTGGCCAATTTTCTGGGAACGTGCCGAGGGTAGCTGGGTGTGGGATGCTGATGGAAACCGATACATCGATATGACCAGCGCCTTCGGGGTGGCTGGCCTGGGGCATACTCAGCCGGATTTACGCAATGCCATGGTGGAGCAGAGCGGTAAGCTGATGCATGCCATGGGGGATGTGCACCCGACCCAGCTCAAGGTCGAGGTCTGCAAGCGCCTTTCCCAGATGACTTTCGAGCGCTGGGGGCTGGGGACTGGTAAGACACTTCTGGCGAACAGCGGCTTTGAGGCGGTGGAGAGTGCTCTCAAAACAGCCTACATCGCTACCGGGAAGCCGGGAGTGATCCATTTCCAGAATGGCTATCATGGTCTCGGCTATGGAGCCTTGCTCGGTGGTGGTTTTGACAAGTTCCGCTCCCCCTTTGATGCTCAGCTGGCCGATGTGCGTACGGTGCTGCAGTACCCTCGCACGGAGACGGATCTGGAAGATCTGGAGGATCAGCTGGATATGATCAAGGCGAGTGAAGTGGGGGCTTTGATTGTGGAGCCGGTGCAAGGGCGTGGTGGCAAGGTAGTGCCTCCGGCAGGATTTTTGAAGCAGCTTCGTAGGTGGTGCGATGCTCACGGCGTGGTGCTGATCTTTGATGAAATTTACTCAGGCTTTAACCGTTCAGGCAGACTCTTTGCCTGTGAATGGGGGGAAGTCTATCCGGATGTCATCTGTGTGGGCAAGGCACTCAGTGGTGGGTACCCGATTTCGGCCTGCGTGGGTAGAGCGGAGATCATGGACAAATGGCCGGTGAGTCCCGGTGAAGCGCTTCATACCAGTACCTTCCTGGGGAATCCGGTAGGCTGTGCGATGGCGATTACTGCGCTGGACAAGCATGCCGATCCTGCTGTGGCGCGTGATGTAGAGCGTCAGGGAGATGAGTTGATGGCCATGCTGCGTGAGATTGAATCTCCGCTGATCAAGGAGGTGAGGGGGCGCGGTATGATGATCGGGGTCGAGCTCTGCCATGCGGATGGATCACCTGCCGGAGATGTGGCCGGGCCGATGCTCGGAGAGATGCTCAAGAGGGGCGTGGTAATGCTGGCGGACGGGCCGGACGGCAATGTGCTGGCCTTTACCCCACCATTCTATGTGACACTTGGTGAGTTAGTCTACGTAGTGGAAAATGTGAGAGAGCTGCTAGGGAAGTACTAA
- a CDS encoding ROK family protein: MEYTDKAIGIDFGGTSIKMGIVLGKQIVAELPSINPKHHPEPKDLIRAIADQVKVAREDHDDIRAIGCGVPGFVHTPTGTIHNLTNVPGWTDIPLQALLSEATGLPCVVENDANAMGIAEWKLGAGQHFKHLICLTLGTGVGGAVIVNNQIIRGAHYVAGELGQTSIHYAGRLGAYNNAGALEDYIGNNEFAADSQAAYKEAGIEKDIEDCTPAAMDALASHGDEIAIACWDDFAKKLACAIANCCWILNPEAIVIGGGISKAGDTLFVPLRKHVLEQLSGPFKDHLKILPAKFGNEAGIIGCATLALESIED, encoded by the coding sequence ATGGAATATACTGACAAAGCTATCGGCATCGATTTCGGAGGCACCTCCATCAAAATGGGCATCGTCCTCGGCAAACAAATCGTAGCTGAACTTCCATCCATCAACCCGAAACACCACCCGGAGCCCAAGGATCTCATCCGCGCCATTGCCGACCAAGTGAAGGTGGCCCGCGAAGACCACGATGACATCCGCGCGATCGGTTGCGGCGTACCAGGCTTTGTCCACACCCCTACTGGAACCATCCACAACCTCACCAATGTACCGGGCTGGACAGACATCCCCCTCCAGGCACTTCTTTCCGAGGCCACCGGCCTTCCCTGCGTGGTAGAAAACGACGCCAACGCCATGGGCATCGCCGAGTGGAAACTTGGCGCCGGTCAGCATTTCAAACACCTCATCTGCCTCACCCTGGGCACAGGCGTAGGAGGCGCGGTCATCGTCAACAACCAGATCATCCGCGGAGCCCACTACGTGGCCGGAGAACTCGGCCAGACCTCCATCCATTATGCAGGTCGCCTGGGCGCCTACAACAATGCTGGTGCACTGGAAGACTACATCGGCAACAACGAGTTCGCAGCAGACAGCCAGGCCGCCTATAAAGAGGCCGGTATCGAGAAAGACATCGAGGACTGCACCCCTGCCGCCATGGATGCTCTGGCCTCTCACGGAGACGAGATCGCCATCGCCTGCTGGGATGACTTTGCCAAGAAGCTCGCCTGCGCCATCGCAAACTGCTGCTGGATCCTGAACCCGGAAGCTATTGTCATCGGCGGCGGCATCAGCAAGGCGGGAGACACACTCTTCGTCCCACTGCGTAAGCACGTCCTGGAGCAGCTCAGCGGACCATTCAAGGATCACCTCAAGATCCTTCCTGCCAAGTTCGGCAACGAGGCTGGCATCATCGGCTGCGCCACACTCGCCCTCGAATCTATCGAGGACTAA
- a CDS encoding type III pantothenate kinase — protein sequence MAVRCHNLLEIMRCLLIDNSNTRTKFAIGTENELKPLAARIPTRDLSPTTLTEALQGESYDCVYLCSVVPEKAALMAEFFQNCPFHKLSYQSDLGIQIDYPKPEQIGADRLANAIGVHHLFRSPAIVIDFGTAVTFDVVGADATYLGGVIAPGLPSMTDYLANRTALLPKIELSEPTSAIGKSTVDAMHVGAVYGYRGLVREIIHKLRDEMPGDPVIVATGGDAELIAQGVEEIQHVSPILTLEGIRIAATRHFQS from the coding sequence ATGGCAGTTCGTTGCCACAATCTACTGGAAATCATGCGTTGCCTACTCATCGACAACTCCAATACCCGCACCAAGTTCGCTATCGGAACAGAAAACGAACTCAAGCCCTTGGCTGCACGCATCCCCACTAGAGACCTGTCCCCCACCACACTCACGGAGGCCCTGCAGGGTGAGAGCTACGACTGCGTCTATCTCTGCTCCGTTGTGCCGGAGAAAGCTGCGCTCATGGCAGAGTTTTTTCAAAACTGCCCGTTTCACAAACTGAGCTACCAGAGCGATCTAGGGATCCAGATTGATTATCCGAAGCCTGAGCAGATCGGTGCAGACCGCCTCGCCAACGCGATCGGCGTCCACCACCTATTCCGCTCGCCGGCCATCGTGATCGACTTCGGCACCGCCGTCACCTTTGACGTAGTGGGAGCCGATGCCACCTATCTTGGCGGGGTGATCGCCCCTGGACTCCCCTCAATGACCGACTATTTGGCCAACCGAACCGCATTACTGCCAAAGATTGAGCTTTCCGAACCCACCTCGGCTATTGGAAAGTCCACCGTCGATGCCATGCATGTGGGTGCCGTATACGGATATCGTGGTCTTGTGAGAGAAATAATTCACAAACTCAGGGATGAAATGCCCGGCGATCCGGTTATTGTAGCCACTGGGGGTGATGCCGAGCTCATCGCCCAAGGTGTGGAAGAAATCCAGCACGTTTCTCCCATTCTCACCTTAGAAGGCATACGAATTGCTGCTACCCGACATTTTCAATCATAA
- a CDS encoding ammonium transporter, translated as MRKLLLFTALSALGLTSAYAQAETAGAATTDAVLDVKFMIDNLWILVSAALVFIMHLGFASVEAGMCQRKNTVNIMFKNVFIVCIGAVGYMLWGFNAMYPSDWAISDVFAVGSGLTGAATDAEASRFYLSESGEAAYTIWSDFIFQAMFAATAATIVSGAVAERVKLTSFMIYATILVTFLYPVTGSWEWGTGWLDKKDFADFAGSSLVHAFGGFAALAAVIVLGPRKGKFTKDGIKPILPSNLPLANIGVFLLFLGWFGFNGGSVLSADAAGVSFVFVTTAMAGFTGGLGAIATSWIVLKKPDLSMALNGMLAGLVGITAGADTIPPYAALAVGSIAGVIVVLSVTFFDKIKIDDPVGAISVHGVCGIWGTLCVAIFGTTEGVTFGVQLLGTLSISAFAFITSFAVFYAIKLIMGVRVDEQEEHEGLDVAEHGSPAYNDSTP; from the coding sequence ATGAGAAAACTACTACTATTCACTGCTCTGAGCGCCCTCGGCCTTACATCGGCTTATGCTCAGGCTGAAACTGCCGGCGCGGCCACTACAGACGCGGTACTAGACGTAAAATTCATGATCGACAACCTGTGGATTCTGGTATCCGCGGCTCTCGTCTTCATCATGCACCTCGGCTTCGCCTCCGTTGAAGCCGGCATGTGCCAGCGAAAGAATACCGTGAACATCATGTTCAAAAACGTATTCATCGTCTGCATCGGCGCAGTTGGATACATGCTCTGGGGCTTCAATGCGATGTACCCATCAGACTGGGCTATCAGCGATGTTTTTGCTGTAGGCTCAGGACTCACTGGTGCAGCAACAGACGCTGAAGCATCCCGCTTTTACCTCTCAGAATCAGGTGAGGCCGCCTACACTATTTGGTCAGACTTCATCTTCCAGGCGATGTTCGCCGCTACTGCAGCCACCATCGTTTCCGGCGCTGTCGCCGAGCGCGTGAAGCTCACCTCCTTCATGATCTACGCCACTATCTTAGTTACCTTCCTCTACCCTGTCACAGGTTCTTGGGAGTGGGGTACAGGCTGGCTCGATAAAAAAGACTTTGCTGACTTTGCTGGTTCTTCCCTCGTACACGCCTTTGGTGGTTTCGCAGCCCTCGCTGCAGTAATCGTACTTGGCCCACGTAAGGGCAAGTTCACCAAAGATGGCATCAAGCCTATTCTTCCTTCCAACCTTCCACTGGCGAACATTGGTGTCTTCCTCCTCTTCCTCGGCTGGTTCGGCTTCAACGGCGGTTCAGTACTCAGCGCTGACGCTGCTGGCGTATCCTTCGTCTTCGTCACCACAGCTATGGCTGGCTTCACCGGAGGTCTTGGCGCCATCGCCACCTCATGGATCGTCCTCAAAAAGCCTGACCTTTCCATGGCACTCAACGGCATGCTCGCCGGTCTCGTAGGCATCACCGCTGGTGCTGACACCATCCCACCATATGCAGCACTGGCTGTTGGCTCCATCGCTGGCGTGATCGTAGTTCTCTCCGTCACCTTCTTCGACAAGATTAAGATCGACGATCCAGTAGGTGCCATCTCCGTACACGGTGTTTGCGGTATCTGGGGTACACTCTGTGTTGCCATCTTCGGCACCACTGAGGGCGTAACCTTCGGTGTACAGCTTCTCGGCACCCTCTCCATCTCCGCTTTCGCTTTCATTACTTCATTCGCTGTCTTCTACGCCATCAAGCTCATCATGGGTGTTCGCGTAGACGAGCAGGAAGAGCACGAAGGTCTGGACGTCGCCGAGCACGGTTCCCCTGCTTACAACGACTCCACACCATAA